The following is a genomic window from Caproiciproducens sp. CPB-2.
GTATAGGAGGAGATGGAGTCGTTGTTGAAACCGATCACCGCGACGTCCTGCGGAACGGTAAGCCCCATTTCCTTAATCAGGGGAAGAACGGCGGACGCCAGCGTATCGTTTCCGACAAAGATCGCGTCGGGGCGGTCTTCCGCGGGCATGGATAAAAGCCCGCGGACGCCGTTCAGGCAAACGCCGATGTCCCATTTACAGTCGAGCATCCACTCCGGACGGTATTCCAGCCCGGCAAGCTCCAACGTGGAACGGATGGCGATCTGCCGCTTGTCGCTGCGGAAATCCTTCAGGTTGGCGCCGCCGACATAGGCTATTTTCCGGTACCCCCGGTCGATCAGATGGCGGACAGCCTGAACGGACGCATTGAACAGATCGAAGCCGATATTATCCAGACTGCCGTACGCCGTGTCGCAGCCCACCACATACCTGACACGGCTGCAGACGTAGCGGAACGCGTCCTCGGGAAGATCATCCATGATGACCAGCCCGTCCAGGTCCCGCCCGAAGGTGAGATCGAGCTTCTGGGGATTGCTCAGCTCGCTGTAGTTGCGTACCGTCGTGATGATGCAGTTATGCTCCAGCAGCCTGCTTTCCAGCGCCGATAAAATGGAGGAAAAATACGGGTCTGCGTATTTTTCCGCGGTCATGGACAAAATACAACAGATATTTTTGGCCTGCACCTTCGGCAGCCGCCGTTTATAAGAATAATTGAGGGCGGCGGCGGCGTCCTTCACTCTTTTGCGCGTCTTTTCGGTCGCCTTATAATTCGCGTCCCCAGACAAAATTCGCGATACCGTTGCGATGGACACATCCGCATATTTTGCCACATCCCTGATTGTCGACATCATGTTCCTCCTATCAATGCGCAGTTGTTTGCCAAACAAATTATAAACATTCGCCAATAAAATGTCAATCCAAAGTAAAAAAGCCGAAAAAGGAAAGTTATCCTTCTGCAAATTTCCCAAAGGAAAGATTATTTGGGGATACTAACGGTTAAACGAGGACAAATTCCAGGCAGGAGAATCTGAAAATCATAGTTGCCAGTCATTGTTTACTAAACTAATAATTTCTTTTCCTAAAATATTACTGCGGTTTTTCAGAAAAGCTCTTGTGATATTTCACAGAGCTAAGATATATTTATTAAAATTAATCACAAAAATACATTATAAAAAGATATTTTTGACAAATATGATTTACAAATTGATTTTTCAATGCTACAATACTTTCAGGTTGTTAAGAAAACAAATTATTGTTTCACTAATCGATTCATTTGCAACCGCGGATAGGAGTATGTAACATGTCAAAAAAATTTGCTTTCATCGGTTCGGGATCCCTGGAATTTACAAGAGATCTGGTTCGTGATATCCTTACCTTTGACGCTTTTCGGGACTGTGAAATCGCGTTGATGGATATCGATTCCAAAAGGCTTTCCTATTCCAGGAAGGCAGTGGAAAAAATAATTGAAAAGGGCAGCTACCCCGCAAAGGTATCGGCGACTTTGGACCGCCGCGAGGCCCTGAAAGGCGCGGACGGCGTCCTGATTACCATTCTGCAGGGCGGCGTCGACGTATGGCGCCACGATATTGAAATTCCCGCAAAATACGGGGTCGATATCTGTGTCGGCGATACGAGAGGACCGTCCGGTATTTTCCGGTTTTTAAGGACCGCGCCCGTTATGCTGGAGATCATCCGCGATGTGGAAGCTCTGTGCCCGGACGCAATCGTCCTGAACTATACAAACCCCATGGCGCTTCTGTGCGGATATCTGCAGCGCCAGACCAAGGTAAACGTGACCGGCCTGTGCCACAGCGTACAGGGAACCGCGGAAATGCTCGCCGGCTTTATCGGCGCGAAGCCGGAGGAACTGACTTACACCTGCGCCGGGATCAACCATCAGGCGTTTTACCTGAAAATGGACTGGAAGGGACAGGACGCGCTGCCGCTGCTGAAAAAAGCGGTGCTGGAAAAGCCGGAGGTCGCGGCGGAAGAACCGGTCCGGTCCGAAATGTTCCTCAATCTGGGCTATTATCCGACGGAGTCGTCCGGGCACAATTCCGAGTACAACGCCTGGTTCCGCAAACGTCCGGATTTAATCGAAAAATACTGCACGCACGGCACGGGCTGGAACCCGGGCGCCCACGCCTACATATTGGATGAGTATCTGAAAAGAGAATGCTCCTGGGAAAGCGAATTCCAGAAGATGCTGGAAGAAGAGGAGTTCGATCTCAAGAGGGGCGACGAATACGCTTCCAATATTTTCAACGCCGTCTTCGGCGACCACACTCCGTTTGAGTTTAACGGCAACCTCAGGAACTTCGGCCTGATCGACAATCTGCCCGACGGGGCCTGTGTAGAAGTACCCGTCCTGTCCTCCCGCGCGGGAATCCGCCCGTTCCACGTCGGCAAACTGCCCGACAACCTCGCGATTCTGGTCAACACCTCTTCCCGCTGCGAGGAACTGGCGATCGACGGCGCGATCGAAGGGGACCCGTGGAAAATTTTCCAGGCGGTTCTGTTCGATCCCCTTACCTCGGCCGTGCTCTCCATGGCGGAAACCAAGCAGATGGTACAGGAAATGCTGGATAAAAACAAGGAATACCTGACCTATTTCAAATCGCTCGCCATTTAAATCGATTTATTTTGGCTCACCCTGCTCCCGCAGCAGGTAAGATACAATCAAATTCAAACAATGGAGGATTGAAATGAAAAAGTTTACATCTTGTGTACTTGCCGTCGCTCTGGCAGCTTCCCTGCTGACCGGGTGCGGTGCACCCGCTGCAAACTCCGATTCCTCGGCCGCAGGAAAGTCGGGCGCCGCCACCACGATTACCCTGTGGTCCCATATCGACGAGAACTGGAACCCCGCTCAGGACAAAATGATCGCGGATTTTGAAGCGGCGAATCCCGACATTAAAGTGGTACGCGAATCTTTTCCCTATGACGAGTTTGAATCCAAGACGCAGACCTCCCTTTTAAGCAAGGAAGGCGGAGCGGATGTTTATCAGCTGTGGGGCGGCTGGGCGATCGATTACGCCAAGACCGGGGCCTTCTCTCCCGTACCGGATACATACATGGAGAAGGTAAAGTCGGACAGCTACGAGCCTGTCATCGGTTCCTTCGGCTACAAAGGAAAGTACTACGGCGTCCCGCTGGAGTTCAACATCGAATACGGCGGGCTGCTGGTCAACACCCCGAAATTCAAGGAGCTGGGCATTCAGTACCCCACCACATGGGACGATATGATCAACATCGCCAAGAAGAATTCCTCCTCCGACGGCGCGGTGTATCACCTTCGCGGACTGGATTTCGTTGGGTGGGATACGCTTCCCTACACCTGGCTGTCCATGATTCTTTCCTCCGGCGGCAAATACATGGAAGGCGACAAGTTCAACTTCAACAATCCTGTCGGCGTCGAAACCATGCAGAAGCTTGTGGACTATGTTGCCGTTGATAAGATCACAAACCTCGACGGCCTGACCAACGCCAGCGACACGGAGCCCTATCAGAAGCTTTTCACCAGCGACGAGGAGCTGATGGTTCCCCGCGGACCGTGGACGGTCTCGGAAGGCATCCATGTCGACGGCCTGGAGTACGGAAAGGATTTCGAGTACGTTGCAATGCCGTTCTACGGCCCGCAGAAGCTGTTCGCGGCGGAAACCGGCTGGGGGCTGGCGGTCAACGCTTCCTCGAAAAATCAGGAAGCGGCATGGAAGTTCGTTGAATTCTGGACCGATCCCGACAGAGTGCTGGATTACAACATTGCCTGCGGCATGGTGCCCGCATCCAAAACCGCGGCCCACAATCCGGAGCTGCTGAAGGCGATGCCTTATCTTGAGCCGCTGGTAAACATTCTGGACGGCGGCAAGTTCATCGGTTATTTCAACACGGATAAACTGAAGGAAAATGTAAAAAACACCTTTATTGATATCGTGAACAACAAGACCCCTGTGGCTGAAGCGCTTGAAAAACTTGACAGCACAATGAACGCGGAATAATCATTGCACATGAAAATACGGCGGGCTTTTGACAAAGGAGAGAGCCCGCCGTCTCTCTAAGGAGGATCGACCCGTGAAAAACAATCGTTTTGTCTATTTTGTGCTGCTCCCGATTTTTCTTTTATTGGCAGTCTTCTTCGTACTGCCCATTGCAGGCGGCCTTGCGATTTCCTTTTTCGATTACAACCCGCTCAGAGCCATCAACCATTTTATCGGATTTGAAAACTTCGGTAAGCTGATGTCGGATAAAATCTTCCTGAAATCCACCACAAACACGCTCGTATTTGTCGGCATTACCGTTACTCTGAATATATTCA
Proteins encoded in this region:
- a CDS encoding LacI family DNA-binding transcriptional regulator, which translates into the protein MSTIRDVAKYADVSIATVSRILSGDANYKATEKTRKRVKDAAAALNYSYKRRLPKVQAKNICCILSMTAEKYADPYFSSILSALESRLLEHNCIITTVRNYSELSNPQKLDLTFGRDLDGLVIMDDLPEDAFRYVCSRVRYVVGCDTAYGSLDNIGFDLFNASVQAVRHLIDRGYRKIAYVGGANLKDFRSDKRQIAIRSTLELAGLEYRPEWMLDCKWDIGVCLNGVRGLLSMPAEDRPDAIFVGNDTLASAVLPLIKEMGLTVPQDVAVIGFNNDSISSYTFPGLTTISVPVQEMGKTTADVLYSRICGDTGMVRNIVFPTELVIRSST
- the melA gene encoding alpha-galactosidase, which encodes MSKKFAFIGSGSLEFTRDLVRDILTFDAFRDCEIALMDIDSKRLSYSRKAVEKIIEKGSYPAKVSATLDRREALKGADGVLITILQGGVDVWRHDIEIPAKYGVDICVGDTRGPSGIFRFLRTAPVMLEIIRDVEALCPDAIVLNYTNPMALLCGYLQRQTKVNVTGLCHSVQGTAEMLAGFIGAKPEELTYTCAGINHQAFYLKMDWKGQDALPLLKKAVLEKPEVAAEEPVRSEMFLNLGYYPTESSGHNSEYNAWFRKRPDLIEKYCTHGTGWNPGAHAYILDEYLKRECSWESEFQKMLEEEEFDLKRGDEYASNIFNAVFGDHTPFEFNGNLRNFGLIDNLPDGACVEVPVLSSRAGIRPFHVGKLPDNLAILVNTSSRCEELAIDGAIEGDPWKIFQAVLFDPLTSAVLSMAETKQMVQEMLDKNKEYLTYFKSLAI
- a CDS encoding extracellular solute-binding protein, whose translation is MKKFTSCVLAVALAASLLTGCGAPAANSDSSAAGKSGAATTITLWSHIDENWNPAQDKMIADFEAANPDIKVVRESFPYDEFESKTQTSLLSKEGGADVYQLWGGWAIDYAKTGAFSPVPDTYMEKVKSDSYEPVIGSFGYKGKYYGVPLEFNIEYGGLLVNTPKFKELGIQYPTTWDDMINIAKKNSSSDGAVYHLRGLDFVGWDTLPYTWLSMILSSGGKYMEGDKFNFNNPVGVETMQKLVDYVAVDKITNLDGLTNASDTEPYQKLFTSDEELMVPRGPWTVSEGIHVDGLEYGKDFEYVAMPFYGPQKLFAAETGWGLAVNASSKNQEAAWKFVEFWTDPDRVLDYNIACGMVPASKTAAHNPELLKAMPYLEPLVNILDGGKFIGYFNTDKLKENVKNTFIDIVNNKTPVAEALEKLDSTMNAE